The following proteins are co-located in the Acipenser ruthenus chromosome 35, fAciRut3.2 maternal haplotype, whole genome shotgun sequence genome:
- the LOC117395342 gene encoding uncharacterized protein LOC117395342 isoform X1 encodes MMPCCLRFGITLLLAVLVTEVWTQVCAPLGSVRTECQGSVMMMMLEKSFVGKYFRINVIDNKGVLVSLSPRLAAQCGYSLTVDFLGNAKFLASVLSCFVQNTNETYKLTVQISVFSNSAMTSASSYVQSMTCHYSPWVEREILCERNYMEVSVRRGVPLIEPNFVQDDPDWSLAYPEATAADNSIWKIVFHLSANRKTTMTVAQAMTNGYGINTTPTRILVRAAYNSTESQPQVIQTVPMAVLRSTTFYKQRWMVMMVDTAVTCPTDGTAFTEQMITWNVPRVLPPLVPTPQITTLDVQMGVDGRKLDPATIHSRDYKLDVSPQLITVKIPVGAVGGYYKSHVLDNTYVISYSIEPMLEHTWQDGPEKTKYTVLHPITTPFMPRPPVVTNHTVPKARVFNVTLGTFLPDVELVKIIVGPETLTVPEANLKGYNVQEHVFPNGSKTYTLQVPFEDPNVKQKVTPPDTRTYILPLTYLLKIVPENTPFTHPAVVEAILKDIIPPTVTGYCDGAAFYTMVTYGNMGRNWIPFVASRELGGSLLALYKYNANSTNFWMTVPYNSVDATYEVSDGTLKCVLAVLGSTHY; translated from the exons atgatgccgtgttgtcttagatttgg aataacattgctatTAGCAGTGTTAGTCACAGAAGTTTGGACGCAAGTTTGTgcccctctag gctcggtgaggacagaatgtcaagggagtgttatgatgatgatgttggagaagtcttttgttggaaagtattttcgcatcaatgtgattg acaataagggggtGCTTGTatccctctctccaagactggctgcacagtgtggatatagcttaaccgttgacttcttgggaaatgccaagttccttgcttctgtgctgagctgctttgttcagaacaca aatgagacgtacaagctgacagtacaaatcagtgtcttctcaaacagtgctatgacttcagcttcctcctatgttcagagcatgacatgccaCTATTCTCCATGGGTggagagggagattctgtgtgaaagaaactacatggag gtttctgtgagaagaggggTGCCACTcattgagccaaactttgttcaagatgatcctgattggtcccttgcgTACCCagag gcaactgctgctgacaacagcatctggaaaattgtgttccatctctcagcaaatagaaagacaactatgactgttgctcaggccatgacaaatggctatggcataaacactacaccaactcgaattctggttagagctgcatacaactccacagaaagccagcctcaggtg atccaaactgtaccaatggctgtgctaagatcaaccaccttttataagcaaagatggatggtcatgatggtggacactgcagttacatgtcctactg atggaacagccttcacagaacagatgattacatggaatgttccccgtgttctgcctcctcttgttccgacaccacaaattactacccttgatgtccaaatgggagttgatggccgcaagcttgaccctgcaacgattcatagtagagattataaactggatgtcagtccccagctaatcactgtaaaaattcctgtgggagctgttggtggatattacaag agccatgtattggacaacacctatgtgatctcttactctattgaaccaatgctggagcatacctggcaagatgggcctgagaagaccaagtacacagtacttcatccaataaccactcctttcatgcctcggccaccagttgtcacaaacc acactgttcctaaagccagagtgttcaatgtgaccctggggacattcctgcctgatgtggagctggtcaaaattatagttggaccagagacgttaactgtgccagaagccaacctaaaaggttataatgtccaggagcatgtctttcccaatggatccaagacctacactctccaggtgccatttgaggaccccaatgtgaagcaaaag gtaactcctccagacaccagaacctacattctgcccctgacctacttgctgaaaatagtgccagagaatacaccctttactcatcctgctgtagtcgaagccattctcaaagacatca ttccacctacagtaactggctactgtgatggtgctgcattctataccatggtaacatatggcaacatgggtcgcaactggattccttttgtggcctcaagagaacttggtggaagtctgcttgccctgtacaagtataatgccaactctaccaatttctggatgactgtcccatacaattcagttgatgccacatatgaagtaagtgatggaactttaaaatgtgtgttagctgttttgggttcaacacattactga
- the LOC117395342 gene encoding uncharacterized protein LOC117395342 isoform X2: protein MMPCCLRFGITLLLAVLVTEVWTQVCAPLGSVRTECQGSVMMMMLEKSFVGKYFRINVIDNKGVLVSLSPRLAAQCGYSLTVDFLGNAKFLASVLSCFVQNTNETYKLTVQISVFSNSAMTSASSYVQSMTCHYSPWVEREILCERNYMEVSVRRGVPLIEPNFVQDDPDWSLAYPEATAADNSIWKIVFHLSANRKTTMTVAQAMTNGYGINTTPTRILVRAAYNSTESQPQVIQTVPMAVLRSTTFYKQRWMVMMVDTAVTCPTDGTAFTEQMITWNVPRVLPPLVPTPQITTLDVQMGVDGRKLDPATIHSRDYKLDVSPQLITVKIPVGAVGGYYKSHVLDNTYVISYSIEPMLEHTWQDGPEKTKYTVLHPITTPFMPRPPVVTNHTVPKARVFNVTLGTFLPDVELVKIIVGPETLTVPEANLKGYNVQEHVFPNGSKTYTLQVPFEDPNVKQKVTPPDTRTYILPLTYLLKIVPENTPFTHPAVVEAILKDISKCLTVVYNYLFLTNPVHCRDNSSCSSTYSNWLL from the exons atgatgccgtgttgtcttagatttgg aataacattgctatTAGCAGTGTTAGTCACAGAAGTTTGGACGCAAGTTTGTgcccctctag gctcggtgaggacagaatgtcaagggagtgttatgatgatgatgttggagaagtcttttgttggaaagtattttcgcatcaatgtgattg acaataagggggtGCTTGTatccctctctccaagactggctgcacagtgtggatatagcttaaccgttgacttcttgggaaatgccaagttccttgcttctgtgctgagctgctttgttcagaacaca aatgagacgtacaagctgacagtacaaatcagtgtcttctcaaacagtgctatgacttcagcttcctcctatgttcagagcatgacatgccaCTATTCTCCATGGGTggagagggagattctgtgtgaaagaaactacatggag gtttctgtgagaagaggggTGCCACTcattgagccaaactttgttcaagatgatcctgattggtcccttgcgTACCCagag gcaactgctgctgacaacagcatctggaaaattgtgttccatctctcagcaaatagaaagacaactatgactgttgctcaggccatgacaaatggctatggcataaacactacaccaactcgaattctggttagagctgcatacaactccacagaaagccagcctcaggtg atccaaactgtaccaatggctgtgctaagatcaaccaccttttataagcaaagatggatggtcatgatggtggacactgcagttacatgtcctactg atggaacagccttcacagaacagatgattacatggaatgttccccgtgttctgcctcctcttgttccgacaccacaaattactacccttgatgtccaaatgggagttgatggccgcaagcttgaccctgcaacgattcatagtagagattataaactggatgtcagtccccagctaatcactgtaaaaattcctgtgggagctgttggtggatattacaag agccatgtattggacaacacctatgtgatctcttactctattgaaccaatgctggagcatacctggcaagatgggcctgagaagaccaagtacacagtacttcatccaataaccactcctttcatgcctcggccaccagttgtcacaaacc acactgttcctaaagccagagtgttcaatgtgaccctggggacattcctgcctgatgtggagctggtcaaaattatagttggaccagagacgttaactgtgccagaagccaacctaaaaggttataatgtccaggagcatgtctttcccaatggatccaagacctacactctccaggtgccatttgaggaccccaatgtgaagcaaaag gtaactcctccagacaccagaacctacattctgcccctgacctacttgctgaaaatagtgccagagaatacaccctttactcatcctgctgtagtcgaagccattctcaaagacatcagtaagtgcctgactgtGGTCTACAACTACCTTTTTCtaaccaatccagtccattgccgTGACAAttcctcttgcagttccacctacagtaactggctactgtga